From a region of the Triticum aestivum cultivar Chinese Spring chromosome 7D, IWGSC CS RefSeq v2.1, whole genome shotgun sequence genome:
- the LOC123165343 gene encoding tyrosine--tRNA ligase 1, cytoplasmic, whose translation MDTSLAAAAVTAEASAPATASTEPSAAPDASPAASSSSAAAAGAEDLAGGVASLSLDERFDLLMSIGEECIQPDELKRLLQNKPVPICYDGFEPSGRMHIAQGVVKAINVNKMIRAGCKVKIWIADWFAQLNNKMGGDLKKIQTVGRYMIEIWKAAGMNLDGVEFLWSSEEINRRANEYWPLVMDIGRKNNIKRITRCCTIMGRSDNEELTAAQIFYPCMQCADIFFLKADICQLGMDQRKVNMLAREYCDDIKRKNKPIILSHHMLPGFKEGQEKMSKSDPTSAIFMEDDEAQVNLKIKQAFCPPKIVDKNPCLEYIQYIVFPWFDKLEVVRKENNGGNKTFLTMDELVADYEAGDLHPADVKPALAKAINEILKPVRDHFNSSSEAKILLNTVKKYRVSN comes from the exons aTGGACACTTCCCTGGCTGCCGCCGCTGTCACCGCAGAGGCCTCCGCCCCCGCCACAGCATCAACGGAACCTTCCGCGGCTCCTGATGCCTCCCccgcagcctcctcctcctccgctgccgccgccggcgccgaAGACCTCGCGGGGGGCGTGGCGTCATTGAGCCTGGACGAGCGGTTCGACTTGCTGATGAGCATAGGCGAGGAGTGCATTCAGCCCGACGAGCTCAAGCGGCTTCTGCAGAACAAGCCCGTCCCTATCTGCTACGACGGGTTCGAGCCCTCCGGCCGCATGCACATTGCCCAG GGTGTTGTGAAGGCAATTAATGTTAACAAGATGATCAGAGCGGGATGCAAAGTGAAAATCTGGATAGCAGACTGGTTTGCACAGCTAAACAACAAAATGGGTGGCGATCTGAAAAAAATCCAGACTGTCGGGCGCTACATGATTGAAATATGGAAAGCAGCTGGTATGAACCTTGATGGTGTTGAATTCTTATGGTCTTCAGAGGAAATTAATAGGCGTGCAAATGAATACTGGCCACTTGTAATGGACATTGGCAGGAAAAATAATATCAAAAGAATAACGAG GTGTTGTACGATTATGGGTCGCTCTGACAATGAGGAATTGACTGCTGCACAGATCTTCTATCCTTGCATGCAGTGTGCTGATATATTCTTCCTGAAG GCAGACATATGCCAGTTGGGCATGGACCAAAGGAAGGTTAACATGTTAGCAAGGGAATATTGCGATGACATCAAAAGGAAAAACAAGCCAATTATTCTGTCACATC ATATGCTCCCCGGTTTCAAAGAAGGCCAGGAGAAGATGTCAAAGAGTGATCCAACATCGGCTATCTTTATGGAAGATGATGAG GCTCAGGTAAATTTGAAGATAAAGCAAGCTTTCTGTCCTCCCAAAATTGTTGATAAAAATCCGTGCCTGGAATACATCCAGTACATTGTTTTCCCTTGGTTTGACAAGTTAGAGGTTGTCCGCAAAGAAAACAATGGCGGTAACAA GACATTTTTAACCATGGATGAACTTGTTGCTGATTATGAAGCGGGTGATTTGCATCCTGCCGACGTTAAACCTGCTTTGGCGAAAGCGATCAATGAAATATTGAAG CCTGTTCGTGACCACTTCAACAGCAGCAGTGAAGCCAAAATTCTCCTCAATACTGTTAAG AAGTACAGGGTAAGCAATTGA